The Vidua macroura isolate BioBank_ID:100142 chromosome 2, ASM2450914v1, whole genome shotgun sequence DNA window GCCACTGGTATGAGCCACATAGTACTTAGAAATTGTTTGACACTTTTCCTCTGAAAGCTGATAGGAAAGCATTCAGAGCCACATACCaaaattttctctctgcccagCATGCTTCCAAAAGCCAGAAGTCAGGCTGCCTTTCAGCAAAGATCTGAAAGCAGAGGGGAAGTGTAAGTGGAGTGTAACAAAACTGTAGGAAATATTGCTTTAGCATCCCCCTTAGAATGCTGTCCTGCCATCATGACTGACAGGTATAAGGCAAATTTTGTGCAGACTGTAGATTGATAGATTGGTATCTatttttctgctccttgcttTCTTCAGTCTATAACAGGAAGAGACTGCCTTTTGCTGTTTGCTAATGTTTCTATACTTTCATTGCTCTGATTGCATCAgcacctcttctcccttgctTTGGACTACAGATCAACAGCACTTTTCTTGCTCCTAGAAGTTGCTTCTAACATTTGGCCTGTGTTTTCATACCAGTGTGAATGTCTGTTTTCTGACGCATTAAGCCTGTAGGTATCCCAGTATCAGATCAAAAATAATATGACCACATAATAAAAGCATTGAACTGGTAACATTCACTGGTTCACACAATCTGAGTCTACTGGTTGATCAGACTGAATTTCCTGTCTGGTTAATAGACTATCTGTCTTTCCACTTGTTCTCTAATTGTCAAGTGTTCTTCTGCTTATTGATCtcaaataaccttttttttttgtctttttctctaGACAATTCATATCTCCACTGGTAATTGAACAGCATCAGCTTTGTCTATCCAGCCCTTGTTTCTCCAGAGTTTTGTGCTTGGCTTTTAAAATAACCACAAGTAAAATTATTCTCCATTTTCCCAtcccaaatttattttttcccccactctaCATAGCCAACTAGACCTAAAATCCCCACAGAATTCCTAACAAGTAATTAACAAGCAATATTGAGGAATATTTCCTTCATGGTGCCATCCAGCtatcagaattttttaaaatccacttATATTACTTGATTGCTTCAGTATTATCAGCCCAGAATGGAAATTTCCATGGCATTCTACAATAGGAAGACAGGATATTTTGAAGATCAGCCCACTCAGCtccaaggaaacaaagaattaatttaatgaGGTAATGTGAGCCCCATTCAATGCTGTTGTTTCTTCTTGGAATGCTCCTTGTGTTTATCCATAACTACATCAGAAATCCATAGGCCATCTCTCCTCCGTGAAGCTTGGTTTAGCATTGCAGCACAGTGTTGAAAATCTGATCCTAAAGCTGCAAGCATGCCAGCAGGTGAGCTTCAGGAAGATTTCTCACTTCTCTGGGAGTTTTCTTTCTAGTAACTATTGACATCTCTATACAGCAAGAGGGGTGTGCGCTGCTCCTGAGTCACAGTCCTGATTCAAAGCTTCTCATTTGTACCATTGTACAGGGAATTCTGTGGTTAACCAGCTGCTTCGGAAATTCATCATATGACAAGTCTCAAGGCTCAGATCCTTCTTTTGTAACACTGAACATAAAATCTCATTTGAATATTAAAACAGGGTATTGAACATATTTGTGTGTATGACTGTCTGCATAAATATAAATTTGAGGACTTTTCTGGTTCACTCTGAGGCTCTACCTCAAGTTTCTCCCAATCTCTGTagcttttcagtgaaaattaaaaaatacatattgtTATCGCAGAGGTGGGTCTCTCCTCATGTATCGTATTTTTGTAGTAGCATCCATGGGAAGAACAGTAAATAAAATGGCAAGGTTTCCCAAACAGCCAGgtacaaacaaaataaaataaatcaaacaagTAGCCTTTCTATGATAGAATACATTTTACAAGCCTAACATGGAAACCAGGGGAATCAGGTAAAAAATAGTAAACACCAGACAATCGTTAGAAATAtcttttgaaaaagcaaatacTTTCCCTTTGTCCTTTTTGCTCCAGGCTCCCCCATCACAGGCTCCCTGGAAGTGGGACTCAGGGATAATCCCCTGGAATACCTGAGGCGTAGAAGCCAACAGGATTAAAGCACCTCGTGCTCCTCAGCACGGTCATGTGATGACCTCCTGATCCCAGCAAAGACCTCATTTCCCAGCTAAGTTCTCACTTCATTTGCCTATATGTTATTCCTGCCCCCCCTAAGCACAAGGAAATAACTTATAAAGCTTTTAGCAAGaaacaaacccaagaaaacaACTCTTACTAACAGCAGTAGtagatgaagaaaataatggatAACTCATGTGCGCTTTGTCCAGCAGTAAAACAACAGTTGTCCACTTGCAAGGGGCAGCTTCAAAGAACATCTAACTTTTAAATCTGCTCATGCAGCTctgtcagctctgctcaggctaATGTACAAGAAGAAAGAGGTGGGTGGTCTGGAGGCTGCCCAGTAACATATTGAGTAAGGAACACAGATATGGTGTTTGCAAACTGCTTGATGGGAGAAAAACAGGAGTCAATGGTTTTTTCCTGATCCAGAGACAGATGCTCAAAGTGCTTTCTGAAAATCTATTGGCAGACTGTCTGTGTTTCCCACAAAACTGTAGAGAAGACTGTCATGCAGACTTCTGTGTGTCATCAACTGTGAAAACACTATCAATTCTTGAAGAACAAAAATTATCTTCttattaaaactatattatTTCCCTCACCTCCCTTTGCCATACGCTAATCCAAGAAAGGCAGTTTACGCTGAAATGTAAAAGCACTAAGTCAAATTTGTTCTGCTTCTGCCTTATGCTCTTATTGAATCTgaccaaattttatttttgcttcctgtTGAAAAAATTTGCTCacaaattttttattttttcatttttatgtccTATTTTATGTCCTGTTCTTCCTATTTAACCGACCAGATTCTGCCACGTCTTTATTTAACCAACCATTTACTCTAAAGCATATAATCAAACTAGGAATTCTAAGAACTTACAATTGATTCAGTGTCCAAACTTTAATTTTACTTCCTCTCCAATTGCCAGGAGAGAGCAATCATGTGCTAGGCAGAAGATGAAAGTTTATAATAAATGCCTGTATTTTGAAACTTGtagggggtggggggaaagtCACTTGGCTTTCACCTAAAACATGTGATAGTGAGATTAACCCTGAAGTGTATTTTGCATGTAAATGCATCTCGTGTAGAAATGGGGAAGGACATTGAAGGGTGCACTGTAGCAGAAGCCAGCAGTGAAGCATTCCCAGTGGAGGGGAGGAATTCCTTTCATACACAGGCCTTTGGAGGGGTCAGAGAGAACGCTCTACGCACTGAAGCATAACGCTgatgctctcctgctgctctgtcactATGCTGCTATTTGCCCTGGGTTTTCTGCTCGTCATCCTTCAGCCATCCACTGGGCAGTTCCCCAGAGCCTGTGCGAATGTGCAGAGCTTGCTGAGCAAGGAATGCTGTCCCccctgggatggagatgggTCCCCATGTGGGGAGCTTTCCAGCAGAGGGTCCTGCCAGAACATCCTTCTCTCCCAGGCTCCACTGGGACCACAGTTCCCTTTTTCAGGAGTGGATGACAGAGAGGACTGGCCCTCTGTATTTTACAACCGGACATGTAGATGTGAAGGCAACTTCATGGGATTCAGCTGTGGGGAGTGCAAATTTGGCTTCTCTGGGCCCAACTGCACTGAAAGGCAAGTGAAAACAAGAAGAAACGTCTTCCAGCTCACCACCAGTGAGAAGAACAAATTTCTTGCCTATCTTAACTTGGCAAAAAACATCCCTAGCCAGGACTACGTTATTGCTACCGGCACGTATACTCAGATGAACAATGGCTCCAACCCCATGTTCAGAGACATCAATGTGTACGATCTCTTTGTGTGGATGCATTATTATGCCTCTCGAGACACACTCTTAGGTGGGTCCAATGTGTGGCGGGACATTGATTTTGCCCACGAAGCCCCCGGTTTCCTGCCTTGGCATCGGGTCTTTCTGCTGATGTGGGAGCGTCAGATCCAGAGGATAACGGGTGATGAGAACTTCACCATCCCCTACTGGGACTGGCGAGATGCAGAGGACTGTGAGGTCTGCAATGATGAGTACATGGGTGGCAGACATCCCACCAACCCTAATTTACTCAGCCCAGCATCAATTTTCTCCTCTTGGCAGGTAAGAATTGGccaaggaaaggggaagggaatgATCCCATCTGATTTTAAGCACTTAAGTGAGGTGCACAAGATGGGGGTTTAGCCTGACTACCTTCCCTTAGATACTCCTGGAGAGAAAGTAAGCAATGCCAGAGAGCAAATGGGATTTTATGTGGACCTTATCTTCATTTAGAGCTGCTCCTTTTTAAGTTTGTCTCATTTCTTTCTGACTGTAGGATTTAGGTTGCTTAAttaagaacataaaaataaagtGGAAGGGGGACAGTTATGCCTTTGTGTCCAAACATGGCCTTTAGCAGGTTAAATATGCTTGACTCTGGTGTGCCAGTTAGGTCAGAGAAGCAGGATTTATGCACATAAATTTCTAGCACCATTGCAAAACAGTAGGTGACTCAATGATGGAAATAGAAGCAGAGACTTTTCAGGCACTCTACCCCTCTCCCACTGTATTCCTCCCATCCATGAGATAAAAACTATCAAATTTAACTAACCTGCTTTCAATGTtaaacaaacagacaaacaagTAAACCAAGCCTTTAGAGTAGAGAAGAATCAGCTATGTAATTCACATCAGTAGctcaaagaaataaagaagaaataatccCTGCTTAAAGGAACTAAAAGGCAAATGCAATAGTGATTCCTGGCAATTAAAAGCACTTCAAATCAGCCCATAAAACATGGTGACATTACAGTTATACATAAGTGATAAGGTCTCATATAGCTGAACTATAACACTGACCCTCTAACActgagggcttttttttgtctcttgctCATCACTGCCACATTGTCTAAAATACAAAGGTCTATCAGCAGCAACAGACACCCTCCATCCTGACAATAGCAACAGTTGCTTCTGGTGTTGAAGTCTATGATTATGTATGTCTAAGTCtatcttctatttatttctgtagCAGCAGCCCAACTGAAGGTTGGGCAGTTTTAGTGATTTCACAGAGAGACAAATTCAAGCAGCTCTGGCATATTCAGGCATATTACAAATCAGCACCCAATTGGGCTTACTGGGCTGGTTGTGCAGTATCTAGCCTTGATTTGTGCCCTCTGAATAATAGAGGGTGTGTATACCTCTAAATTCAAGCATTTGGAGATATAGTAACAGAACTATTTAGGCTATTCTGTTGCATACCTTTTTGTCCCGCAGACAGGAATAATTTCAAGGACCATTCCCAGGAGAATGTTTGCATAGAGACACCCTGTTTATGagactaaaattattttatcgACATAGTCATGGATTATTTGATGTCACTTGGCCTCAGTGCCTGAGAAATTTCCTGTGCATATTTAACTTTGTAGGCATAGCCATAAATAGATACAGCCACAGATACAAACATACATTTTCATCCCGTTTTCTAAAATTCTTCTTATTTCTAACAAGTTGAATCTGGATCAGCTCTACTAGCTTAATTAGATTGCATTGTCAGAAAGAAGAGGATCTTATGCTGTTCTACACTAAGCTGAATAAATGGTTGTGTGAAAAATATACATGTGGGGAAATGGATAAAATGAAACCAGAATTGCACTGGTTACATGTGCCAAGTGGAGCTATCAATACAGTATATTGGATGAGATAACCAAGGAGACAGGTAATACACAGGAATCAGCAAGTTACAAGCAGGATTTTCTAAAAGACATGCAGTTGTCAGGTAGTTGTGtttaggtggttttttttttttgttttgttttttttggggtttttttttttttaaggctttatTAATTGTGTCCAGATTCTTAAGATATTTTCATCTTGGTAATAAATACCCAGAAAATTTATTAGTAGCAACTGATATATTTAAGAAATAGTCAGGTTTATAATATCTCATTTAAAGTTAGTTTCCACTAATACAGTCTTAAAATAAAGAGTTTTTTATGGAACAAGTTGTATAACTTTAAGTGGTGCAGGAATAAAAGGTATGCTATGTTTAAAACACATTCAGTGTCAATATGCATACGTAAGAGCACCTAAGTTGTTTGCTGACATTTTCTAGGTATTTTCTGGAAATTCTTATCACTTATATTTTTGGtgacttttgaaaatgttacaattttttcaaaatttccaaaatatgtGATAACTTTACCTTCAAATGCTAACATTTCCCTCTAATATCTTCCATCTATTTATGGCTCTCCTGTCTTATCctgagaaagaatgaaagagatTGAACAGTCTGCATTTTCAGTCGAGAGTTTGGGGTAAAGATATTTCTTTATCAGAGTTGAATACGAAATTAAACAATTGCTTAATAGGGAATAACAGTTCCTTTGAGTAGCACAAAGTAAGAGATCAAAATATTCCTCCAGAAAAtcaaaagggaacaaaaatagCCTTAGCTTGAATGTGAAAACAGCCACAGATCTGCTGCAGAATGCTCTGATTATCTAAGCTCTGTAGCTAAACagcatgagggaaaaaaaagaaaaaaaaagaaaaaaagaggaggatCCAGAAATGTGAAGGAACTTGAAGGAATTTAACAAGAATGCTTTTAGCAagcattcaaaataaaaagagggCAAGAGTAACCTTAGAATAGCACATCAATAATATGGTGTCCTTTTTAGAATTTTAAGTGTCTTTACAATGCCTGCTATGTTAGGAAATGGtttagatttatttaaaaaaaggtaaaatgcttatttgcagaaaagcatacctctttctttctttcttttttttttttttttttttttttttttaatcccaaagaaaggagaaaatacttTATTCCATTGAAGGGTAGCCATAGCAACATGGATACCCATGGATACATGCTGAAATTCTTGCTTTCACCTTACTTTTTCTTCAACGTGCTGCTATTACCATTTGTCTGAGTGAATTATCCATCCACATTTTTCTCATATTTGTCATCTAAGTGACATTTCTGATTCCTGCCTTTTTTACCAGCATTTCTATCAGGAATCtttactggttttgtttgtttgcttagcTCATGTTTTAGGGTGGGTGGGAAGgattttctcatgttttcagTTACTTATTTGTGATGATTCAAGTGTTACACTCAGCATTAGGACTGCATGAGACATACTAATGCTTTAGCAATTTTTGTAATTCCATATCAACTTATCAGAAAAATATATGGGAATTGAAGATATTACATGATATTTTTAgagtgttgtggtttttttttttggtttttggttttttggtgtttttttttttttttttttagtgctctTTTCTACAATTATTCAAAATAATGGAtttgcaaaaaacaaaaaaaaaaaatctagttgaaaatgtccctgcccatggcagggggtttggactagctgacctttaaaggtccctttgAACCAAaatgttctatgattctaaataGCAGGAgattaaatttttctctcttctacaCCAGAGCTAATTTCGAGAAACAACTGAAGTCAATGAAGTTGCAGATGCATAAAATCCTACtgcaaattaaaagcagaatcTTTCTTCTAGCTATTAACATTAGAGTCTGGGAATCCCCACAGTGTGCTAGACacagaatgaagaaaataaagctgGAGAATCTAAGTGCTATTTCAGTTTGCTGTTGTGGTAAGCAAGATACACCACCAACTTCAGCTCCCTCTATTCTGTCTCTCCTAAGACTTGAGAGAAGCAATTGCATAACATGGAGAGCTGGCTGCTCTCAGATGTGCTGGGGTAAAGCCTGCTGCCAATTCTTTGTTGCAAGCATGGAAAATTTCCCTTAGCACTTCAACTTACACAAAAGCAAAGCTACTACAAAAGAGAAACAAGTTACACCAATAGAAAATTGATAAAATGCTTCTGAAGTAATAATGACAGTACTTTAGATCCATGACCTGAAAACATGACTTCATAAGAAATATGAATTTAGCTATTCAGACACAGTTATTTAATTCTAAGTACATTTTATCAGCAAGCTGTATTGCTAGCTGAATTGTCTGACAGCATTATTGGAAAGATTATTTTACATCTACCTTTAAAACTGCaagaaattttcagaaatacaaacaCCAGAAGCCAGCACTTCTTGATTTTTAGATCAGTAAAAGTCTTAGATCCATCTGCTTATGGATTGTAAGGAACTCACAAGCTTTGTTTGTTATTGCAACTTAATAGATTGTGGTGCCAGCTACAGGCTGGTACTTTAAAAAGTAAGAGCCCAAATGGAGCAACTATGAAGAAAGAGTTTAGGAAGTGTGTTCTCTAATGATACACTTACATGAATTATAAATTTGAAACATTTCCTGTTAGGAAGAGGTTCTTCTTCACATGCCACCTCAGGACTGCAGCAGGAGGGTATCATGATCTGTGCATAGCAGAAGCAGCCACTGGGGTATCCTCAGCCTCTATGTCCCTGTGGATGACTGTCCAAGGGATTGGACAGTGTGGTGACATGCATGGACATGTGTGGGTGAGAGTGGAGCTGGGCTCTTGGATGCTTGGCTGTCCACTAGTGTATAGCCATGCTTGTTCAGGAGTCGTGTAAGGTAAAAGATAAAGAATGTACACCTTTAGAGGTGTATAAATCAATAGCTAGGTTGATTTCATAAAAAGTGGGGTTTGTTAATAATTCACCAGCAGAAGAAACCCACCATCTCCCTCCAGAGAGATGTGTCTGAGTGATTTCACAGTAGACAtggagacagcagcagtgacGGTACAGCTTGGagacagctgcagagctgtcagacCAGGAGGTGCTAGTGAATACTTCATCAGTAATTGTTAACAGACTTTCCTACTCCACCCCAGCACCATTTTGAGGTCCTTAATTTGGTATAGGTTGCCTTTCAGTTCTGGGCTGCCTTTATGCAGAAAGGTGAAACTCAGCCAGCTTTTACTGAAGGCTGAGAAAATACCTTTAAGGCCCCAGGTTTGCTTCAGTGCTGTCAGTTCATGTTTGTCTTATCTCCTTTTAGCTTGAGTTTCACAGCTCCCCCAGTTTTTCTATGTGCCATAAGGGGAAGAAAGACAGTCAAGGACCTCACTCTTTTACAAGTTTCTTAGAATTTCTTCAAGGCTTTGCTTTTgtatattttctccttttcttttaaattctctgCATGTTTAACTTTTCCATTCCTGACAATATTCAGCAGTATATGAACAACCAGATATAAATATACAAACACTCTTAAAACCCTTCTGGTCTGCTACAGATACAGCACCTTTTAAAGTTCCACCTGTAAAAACAGGGTCTCAAGGTACAGCTTGTATCTGGGGATTTCCTTGCGTTTTCCCAGTTTGGTGAGTAAAGGGCTTCTGGATGCCACCTAATTAGGATTAAATTATGCCAGTGCCTAATgcagcccaaaaaaaaaaaaaaaaaaaaagagaaaatattaaatctCTTTATAGCTGCCAAATGTTTTAAATCCAGTGTGAGAGATGTGCTTTAATGAGATTCCCAAGCAAGGTTGTGAGAATAAGtggagaaagacagagaaaggcAGTGAATCAGTACAAAATCTCTTTTGGCTCCATGATGGGACCCAAGGCTCCAACTCGGGAGTCCAGATTTCATGTAGGACAAACAGGTGAGGGGAGGTGTGAAGGAAGGCAGTGCCTACATCACATCTCTGTGGCTGGCACACATCAGCAAGTCAAATGGTTCCTCTGACTGTAGTCTGAAGTGGTTCTTTTACGCTATCTAATCTGCAACACAGCACTATGAAAATGTGCTGCTACAGCTTCTGGAGGGGAGCTCAGTGGCCTCGGAGGAGAAGCAGTGCAAGGGATCAGTTCTAAAGGACACAGAGGTGTGGATTAGCCTTTTGAGTGGCTCTACTGCCCCAATGACCTGAGGAACTTCAAATCACTTTGTGAGCGAGCACCTATTTTCCTACCATAGGGAATCCTCTTTTCCCACGTGTTTAGGTATATATTACCAGTGTTGAATGCCCTTGTGTGCATAGATCTAATAAGCAAAAGTAACCCCAAGAAATCTGTcacaaaattccccaaaactttaaatttaaagACAGCAGGCAAAAGACTGAACACCACTGAAATCTTCTGTAATGCAGTTCCCTTTATTTTGGCACAGGGGCCAAAATAAACTGTGTATGCAGTTGCGAACTAAAAGACAAAAGGCTTTCCCATTTGCTACAGGTGTGAGACAGTAGCCTCTACACTCTGTTTTCTAAGAAGCACTCAGCATAGCTGTGTTCAAGATCTCAGCTGCAGTGCACAGAGGGATATTTTTGCTGGGTGCTACAAGGTCCAGAAGCGATCCTGGATATTCTGGACTGCCATCTACTGGTATTTGCTCTGCTCACTGCTTACATAAGCTTTTCCTCAGAGTATCTTCCTAACAATTTCCCTGGAACTGGCAAATTCACACAAGCAGGTGCAGCTGGGATTTGAACATGTGTCCAGGGTGAACCGAGAAATTTGCTCAGGACTCTTctaaaagggaataaaatatcATGTTTTAAACCAACACATTTACAGTAGAAAGTATTcctgctgaaggaaaagaaagcaatgaTATGACCCATTTATGCAGATTACATCCAGAAAGAGCCATTTGACTGATCTATGTTCTATTATCACTTACACATCCCATGACTGTTAAAACAGCAAATTATAGTTTCAGGATAGACCCATAATTAATATCAACTAAGTTAAATCTTTCTGGAAAAGTTTTCCGGTTAATTTTATGACCAGGCCTTAATTTTTAGTTCACAAAAAGCAATAGCAAAAGGTTACAGACAAGTGTTTTCATTCCTGGAACTTAGGTTGTGGCTTTCTTGACCATGACTTTCCAAATGCCTTGTAGCATCTGGCTTCTATTTAAGATGAATTTGGTTAGTCAGACAGTTAATGAGGGCTACACTGAgacataaatggaaaaaaacattagCACTCTAAAAATTTATAAGCCTcatgacattaaaaattacattaaatccCACTGAAATGGATAAACAGAACAAAGGGGGAAAGTTTCTTTGTTCAGAGATATATTTAAGCTCATGCTTGAAGACTCCCTGCCTGCATATCTGAAAATTGGGTCTTGAACACAGTATGTGATTCCTCTTTAAGACACAATAGGGATATATCCCTAGGGCAGAGGGAAAATGATGAAAGATAAGAGATGGCAGGATGGAGAACCCATGAGATATGAACCTAGATAAAGTCCATAGTAGAGATAGATACAAAATCCACACGTGGGAAGTTTCTGAGCCAAGCAACAACTGAGAAACAGGTTGAGCTTCACCAGCCAAGACACATTTGCCTTCATCACTAATGCACTTCTAGGGAAACAGAACGGtacatttttataaacaaagaaattactAGAGCTTCTTCTGAACCATCCACCTATTTTCCTTCTGATGGGAATCAATTCACTTAGTAAcataaaataatcataaaaccataaaaccacaaaaccaaaccatagTTTATCTATGGTCTGTGTTTATAACTATGGGCCTCTCCCTGTCACTACCTCTCTTTTCTTGGTGGAGATTCTTAGAAGAGACTTTTTAGAGACACACTCCTGACCTGAGTCCCTCATAGAGGTACAATCCTGACCCATTTGGTGAGCTTCTGGGGGAAATGTGCTCGTGCAACTCTCTGCTGGAAAACTACCTACAGTTTCCAAGGCCTCCTCAGTAGTTTTAACAGACATGGACAGATTGAAGCTAATGAAGCAGTGTCTAAGGATAAATTGCTCTGATAAGCTTTTTTATATACACCCAAATAAGATGAGAATAGTTTTTCCATGCTATTCATAATCATAGGAAATTTATCATTTAAGAACTCCAGGTTCTTAAGGACTCTGTGTTATATCACCAGCTTCATCAACCATTATCTATGCATTTGTCATCAAATCACTTACAAAAGGATTCATCTGATCTTTCCACTTGTTCAAAAGTTAGTTCAGCAGCACATCAACTTGCCTTTGGCTTTGTCTTTAGTTAGTTCAGAAGCACATCTGAGCCTCCAGGGTGTGATTCATCCCACCCTAATGCAGAAATAGAGCATTAAGTTGAACACTCTTAATTTTGCTTCCCTTGCTAACTGCAGTTCAGAGACAGTTTCAGCATTgatttttttactcattttatttcattgacTTAGTCAATGGAGAGAGTTAGGCACCCCTAGAGGTAAGTACATCTCATCTACCAGAAATCTGGTTTAGGAGAGCTCTATCACACTCAGGAGATGCCTCCCTCTCCTCTGACTGCAGAGGTCATCCTAAAGTGTTGCTTCAATGTCACAGTTTCTGTGTGGCTAGTATAGGTGAAACGAATCTTCCACCCACTTCTTTCAACAGAGAATTTCATGTTCTTTCATCTATCTCATTCAAAGCAGAGATGATTGCTTTCACTCACCTTCTTGTTCATTGTTTTGGTCCATGAAATAGAATTATACCGTCAGGATAAAAGAAGTTGAAGTTTTAGTGTTGGGTGTTTTCTCCCCTATGATGTTTCACTCACTAATGAGACCTATTCTTTCCCCACCCAAATTTCTTATTAACCACATCGATTAAGTGCAAAGTCCTGTGTCTTAAAGGGATCTCTAGTGGTTTGGAGTTTTACttgttttagtgtttttttccaaaggaaagcaaaacaatagACAGCTAAGTTTGATTCAGAGCCTCAACGTTACCtgataatataaaaaaaatcttctgagaATTCTGAGATGCTGTTCTGTTTCATTCTCATAGAACCACCATTGAACTACATTGCTCTTCCAGGAGTCTCAGATTGGACTGGCAGCCTCTGCAGATCATCTGACAAATAATGATGTTTTATGCCATTGTAATTGGACTTTGTCTGTGAACCCAGAACATTTATATAAACGGTGCTGGAGGCTGGCAGTATTTTACATCTTTATCCATCTCTCTGTTTAAGATCCTTTCTCAAAATCCATCACTATGGTATTTCAGTCGGTGATATAAGTTCATCTCTGCAACATTTCTaggaaatacagcagaaaattttttcccattttatacATGTAGCATCATTGAGACATAGAGAAAGTAAGTGTCCATTTACCCTGACAAAGTACACACATatattttcataataatttttttcatatttcaagtCAGC harbors:
- the TYR gene encoding tyrosinase; this encodes MLSCCSVTMLLFALGFLLVILQPSTGQFPRACANVQSLLSKECCPPWDGDGSPCGELSSRGSCQNILLSQAPLGPQFPFSGVDDREDWPSVFYNRTCRCEGNFMGFSCGECKFGFSGPNCTERQVKTRRNVFQLTTSEKNKFLAYLNLAKNIPSQDYVIATGTYTQMNNGSNPMFRDINVYDLFVWMHYYASRDTLLGGSNVWRDIDFAHEAPGFLPWHRVFLLMWERQIQRITGDENFTIPYWDWRDAEDCEVCNDEYMGGRHPTNPNLLSPASIFSSWQVICTRSEEYNSQQGLCSATGEGPIRRNPGNNDKSRTPRLPSSADVEFCLSLTQYESGPMDKMANYSFRNTLEGFADPQTAISNPAQSGLHNALHIYMNGSMSQVQGSANDPIFVLHHAFVDSIFERWLRRHRPMLEVYPAANAPIGHNRENYMVPFIPLYRNGEFFKPSRELGYDYEYLQEPALQSFQDFLTPYLQQARQIWAWLVGAAVFGGIITAVLTGLIRACQKKKGGGTSSEIQPLLIESEDYNNKSYQSNF